One stretch of Streptomyces sp. MMBL 11-1 DNA includes these proteins:
- the glpK gene encoding glycerol kinase GlpK produces the protein MTDAHTTGTHGAGPFIAAIDQGTTSSRCIVFDKDGRIVSVDQKEHEQIFPKPGWVEHDATEIWENVQEVVAGAIVKAGITSADVKAIGITNQRETTLMWDKNTGEPVHNALVWQDTRTDALCKELGRNVGQDRFRRETGLPLASYFAGPKVRWLLDNVEGLRERAEAGDILFGTMDSWVIWNLTGGTDGGVHVTDVTNASRTLLMNLHTMAWDEKILSSIGIPAAVLPEIRSSAEVYGHAKGGILDGVPVASALGDQQAALFGQTCFAEGEAKSTYGTGTFMLMNTGSTPVNSYNGLLTTVGYQIGDKPPVYALEGSIAVTGSLVQWMRDQMGLIKSAAEIETLASSVEDNGGAYFVPAFSGLFAPYWRPDARGVITGLTRYVTKAHIARAVLEATAWQTREISDAMTKDSGVELTALKVDGGMTSNNLLMQTLADFLDAPVVRPMVAETTCLGAAYAAGLAVGFWPDTDALRANWRRAAEWTPRMDADTRAREYKSWLKAVERTMGWVEDEES, from the coding sequence GTGACCGACGCACACACCACCGGCACCCACGGCGCCGGGCCGTTCATCGCGGCCATCGACCAGGGCACCACCTCCAGCCGCTGCATCGTCTTCGACAAGGACGGCCGGATCGTCTCCGTCGACCAGAAGGAGCACGAGCAGATCTTCCCGAAGCCGGGCTGGGTCGAGCACGACGCGACCGAGATCTGGGAGAACGTCCAGGAGGTCGTCGCCGGGGCGATCGTCAAGGCCGGCATCACCTCCGCCGACGTCAAGGCGATCGGCATCACCAACCAGCGCGAGACCACGCTGATGTGGGACAAGAACACCGGTGAGCCGGTGCACAACGCGCTGGTCTGGCAGGACACCCGCACCGACGCGCTCTGCAAGGAGCTCGGCCGCAACGTGGGCCAGGACCGGTTCCGCCGCGAGACCGGGCTGCCGCTCGCCTCCTACTTCGCGGGGCCCAAGGTCCGCTGGCTGCTCGACAACGTCGAGGGGCTGCGCGAGCGCGCCGAGGCCGGCGACATCCTCTTCGGCACCATGGACTCCTGGGTCATCTGGAACCTGACCGGCGGCACCGACGGCGGTGTGCACGTCACCGACGTCACCAACGCCTCGCGCACCCTTCTGATGAACCTGCACACCATGGCCTGGGACGAGAAGATCCTCTCCTCCATCGGCATCCCGGCCGCGGTCCTCCCCGAGATCCGCTCCTCCGCAGAGGTGTACGGCCACGCCAAGGGCGGCATCCTCGACGGCGTCCCCGTCGCCTCCGCCCTCGGCGACCAGCAGGCGGCGCTCTTCGGCCAGACCTGTTTCGCCGAGGGCGAGGCCAAGTCCACGTACGGCACCGGCACCTTCATGCTGATGAACACCGGCTCCACCCCGGTGAACTCGTACAACGGGCTGCTCACCACCGTCGGCTACCAGATCGGCGACAAGCCCCCGGTGTACGCGCTGGAGGGCTCCATCGCGGTCACCGGCTCGCTGGTGCAGTGGATGCGCGACCAGATGGGCCTGATCAAGTCGGCCGCCGAGATCGAGACGCTGGCCTCCTCGGTCGAGGACAACGGCGGCGCGTACTTCGTGCCCGCCTTCTCCGGCCTCTTCGCCCCCTACTGGCGCCCCGACGCCCGTGGGGTGATCACCGGTCTCACCCGCTACGTCACCAAGGCGCACATCGCCCGTGCCGTCCTGGAGGCCACCGCCTGGCAGACCCGCGAGATCAGCGACGCCATGACGAAGGACTCCGGCGTCGAGCTGACCGCGCTCAAGGTCGACGGCGGCATGACGTCCAACAACCTGCTGATGCAGACGCTCGCCGACTTCCTGGACGCGCCCGTAGTGCGCCCCATGGTCGCCGAGACCACCTGCCTCGGCGCCGCCTACGCCGCCGGTCTCGCCGTCGGCTTCTGGCCGGACACCGACGCGCTGCGCGCCAACTGGCGCCGGGCCGCCGAGTGGACACCCCGCATGGACGCGGACACCCGTGCCCGCGAGTACAAGAGCTGGCTCAAGGCCGTCGAACGGACCATGGGCTGGGTCGAGGACGAAGAAAGCTGA
- a CDS encoding PAC2 family protein: MIELESVPELVDPVMVAAFEGWNDAGDAASTAVGHLDREWKGEVFAALDAEDYYDFQVNRPTVWLDGGTRKITWPTTRLSVVRVGGEKPRDLVLVRGIEPSMRWRSFCNEILGFAHELGVEMVVILGALLGDTPHTRPVPVSGVTSDADLARTMDLEETRYEGPTGIVGVLQEACTHAGVPAVSLWAAVPHYVSQPPNPKATLALLNRLEDLIGLRIPLGELPEDARAWQLGVDQLASEDSEVAEYVQTLEEARDTAELPEASGEAIAREFERYLRRRDGGPGQGPGGHATETGDVPYLRDPSSGRTRPPKPPRPETGRGKASDDKGARGPDEASGGNPGEGPGDTPEAD, encoded by the coding sequence GTGATCGAGCTCGAGTCGGTGCCCGAGCTGGTCGACCCGGTCATGGTGGCCGCGTTCGAAGGCTGGAACGACGCCGGGGACGCCGCCTCCACAGCGGTCGGTCATCTGGACCGGGAGTGGAAGGGCGAGGTGTTCGCGGCGCTGGACGCCGAGGACTACTACGACTTCCAGGTCAACCGGCCCACGGTGTGGCTGGACGGCGGGACGCGGAAGATCACCTGGCCGACGACGCGGCTGTCCGTGGTGCGGGTGGGCGGGGAGAAGCCGCGGGACCTGGTCCTGGTGCGCGGCATCGAACCGTCGATGCGCTGGCGGTCGTTCTGCAACGAGATCCTCGGCTTCGCCCATGAGCTGGGCGTCGAAATGGTCGTCATCCTGGGCGCGTTGCTCGGTGACACCCCGCACACCCGGCCGGTGCCGGTGAGTGGGGTCACCTCGGACGCGGATCTGGCGCGGACGATGGACCTGGAGGAGACGCGGTACGAGGGCCCCACGGGCATCGTCGGGGTCCTCCAGGAGGCGTGCACGCACGCCGGGGTGCCCGCGGTCAGCCTCTGGGCGGCGGTGCCCCACTATGTGTCGCAGCCGCCGAACCCCAAGGCGACGCTGGCCCTGCTGAACCGTCTTGAGGACCTGATCGGGCTGCGGATCCCGCTGGGCGAACTGCCCGAGGACGCACGGGCCTGGCAGCTCGGGGTGGACCAGCTGGCCTCGGAGGACAGCGAGGTCGCCGAGTACGTGCAGACGCTGGAGGAGGCTCGGGACACCGCGGAGCTGCCCGAGGCGTCCGGCGAGGCCATCGCCCGGGAGTTCGAGCGCTATCTGCGCCGGCGGGACGGCGGCCCCGGGCAGGGGCCGGGCGGCCATGCGACGGAGACCGGGGACGTGCCGTATCTGCGCGATCCCTCCAGTGGCCGCACCCGCCCGCCGAAGCCGCCGCGTCCGGAGACGGGCCGGGGGAAAGCCTCCGACGACAAGGGCGCCAGGGGGCCTGACGAGGCGTCGGGGGGCAACCCCGGCGAAGGGCCCGGGGACACGCCCGAGGCGGACTGA
- a CDS encoding MIP/aquaporin family protein yields the protein MSSSDIFIGETIGTAVLILLGGGVCAAVTLKSSKARDAGWLAITFGWGFAVLTGAYLAGGVSGAHLNPAVTVGLAIEGGTAWGDVPLYLFSQLVGAMIGALLVWAVYYGQFHAHLTDPEIIGTKSTDEGMVDRAAAPKAGPVLGIFSTGPEIRNGVQNVITEIIATAVLVLAILTQGLNGAGNGLGTLGALITALVVVGIGLSLGGPTGYAINPVRDLGPRIVHSLLPLPNKGGSDWGYAWVPIVGPLIGGALAGGLYNLAFA from the coding sequence GTGTCCAGCTCCGACATTTTCATCGGCGAGACCATAGGTACCGCCGTACTCATCCTGCTCGGCGGCGGTGTCTGTGCCGCCGTCACGCTGAAGAGCTCGAAGGCCCGCGACGCGGGCTGGCTGGCCATCACCTTCGGGTGGGGTTTCGCCGTGCTGACCGGCGCCTATCTCGCCGGCGGCGTCTCGGGCGCCCACCTCAACCCCGCGGTCACGGTCGGCCTCGCCATCGAGGGCGGCACCGCGTGGGGCGACGTCCCCCTGTACCTCTTCTCGCAGCTGGTCGGCGCGATGATCGGCGCCCTGCTGGTCTGGGCGGTCTACTACGGCCAGTTCCACGCCCATCTGACCGACCCGGAGATCATCGGCACGAAGTCCACCGACGAGGGGATGGTCGACCGGGCCGCCGCCCCGAAGGCGGGTCCGGTGCTCGGGATCTTCTCCACCGGCCCGGAGATCCGCAACGGCGTGCAGAACGTGATCACCGAGATCATCGCGACCGCCGTACTGGTCCTGGCGATCCTGACCCAGGGCCTGAACGGCGCGGGCAACGGTCTCGGCACCCTCGGCGCGCTGATCACCGCCCTGGTCGTCGTCGGCATCGGCCTCTCGCTCGGCGGCCCGACCGGCTACGCCATCAACCCGGTCCGCGACCTCGGTCCGCGCATCGTGCACTCCCTGCTGCCGCTGCCGAACAAGGGTGGTTCGGACTGGGGCTACGCGTGGGTACCCATCGTGGGTCCGCTCATCGGCGGCGCCCTCGCCGGCGGGCTCTACAACCTCGCCTTCGCCTAG
- a CDS encoding IclR family transcriptional regulator gives MAKNIQSLERAAAMLRLLAGGERRLGLSDIASSLGLAKGTAHGILRTLQLEGFVEQDAASGRYQLGAELLRLGNSYLDVHELRARALVWTDDLARSSGESVHLGVLHQHGVLIVHHVFRPDDSRQVLEVGAMQPLHSTALGKVLSAYDPVAHSEAMEAERRSFTGRTVTAADDFESMLDLIRAQGWAADAEETWEGVAAVAAPIHDRRRMPVGAVAVTGAVERVAPGGTLRPELIAAVRDCARAVSRDLGAGRF, from the coding sequence ATGGCCAAGAACATCCAGTCGCTGGAGCGGGCGGCCGCGATGCTGCGCCTGCTGGCGGGCGGCGAGCGCCGGCTCGGGCTCTCCGACATCGCCTCCTCGCTGGGGCTGGCCAAGGGCACCGCGCACGGCATTCTGCGCACGCTCCAGCTGGAGGGCTTCGTCGAGCAGGACGCGGCGTCGGGGCGCTACCAGCTGGGCGCCGAGCTGCTGCGGCTGGGCAACAGCTATCTGGACGTCCACGAGTTGCGGGCGCGCGCCCTGGTCTGGACGGACGACCTGGCCCGCTCCAGCGGCGAGAGCGTCCACCTCGGGGTACTGCACCAGCACGGCGTCCTGATCGTCCACCACGTCTTCCGGCCCGACGACAGCCGCCAGGTGCTGGAGGTCGGGGCCATGCAGCCGCTGCACTCCACGGCGCTGGGCAAGGTGTTGTCCGCGTACGACCCGGTGGCCCACAGCGAGGCCATGGAGGCGGAGCGCCGCTCCTTCACCGGGCGCACCGTCACCGCCGCCGACGATTTCGAGTCGATGCTCGACCTGATCCGGGCCCAGGGCTGGGCCGCCGACGCCGAGGAGACCTGGGAGGGCGTCGCCGCCGTGGCCGCCCCGATCCACGACCGCCGCAGGATGCCCGTCGGGGCGGTCGCCGTGACGGGCGCGGTGGAGCGTGTGGCTCCGGGCGGGACGCTGCGCCCCGAGCTGATCGCGGCCGTCCGCGACTGCGCCCGCGCGGTCTCCCGGGATCTGGGCGCCGGCCGCTTCTGA
- the metH gene encoding methionine synthase translates to MASLPTSAADSRTRADALREALSTRVVVADGAMGTMLQAQDPTLDDFENLEGCNEILNLTRPDIVRSVHEEYFAAGVDCVETNTFGANHTAANEYEIADRIFELSESGARIAREVADEFGAQDGRQRWVLGSIGPGTKLPSLGHITYDVLRDGYQKNAEGLLAGGSDALIVETTQDLLQTKSSVIGARRAMDALGVHVPLICSLAFETTGVMLLGSEIGAALTALEPLGIDLIGLNCSTGPDEMSEHLRYLARHSRTPLMCMPNAGLPVLTKDGAHFPLGPEGLADSQEHFVRDYGLSLVGGCCGTTPEHLRQVVERVRGITPAERDPRPEPGAASLYQTIPFRQDTAYLAIGERTNANGSKKFREAMLEARWDDCVEMARDQIREGAHMLDLCVDYVGRDGVADMAELAGRFATASTLPVVLDSTELPVLRAGLEKLGGRAVLNSVNYEDGDGPESRFAKVSALASEHGAALIALTIDEEGQARTVEHKVAIAERLIEDLTTNWGIHESDILIDTLTFTICTGQEESRGDGIATIGAIRELKKRHPDVQTTLGLSNISFGLNPAARVVLNSVFLDECVKAGLDSAIVHASKILPIARLEEEQVKVALDLIYDRRAEGYDPLQRLMELFEGVNMKSMKAGKAEELMALPLDERLQRRIIDGEKNGLEADLDEALQDTPALDIVNNTLLEGMKVVGELFGSGQMQLPFVLQSAEVMKSAVAHLEPHMEKVTDGEGAVGKGTIVLATVRGDVHDIGKNLVDIILSNNGYNVVNLGIKQPVSAILEAAEEHRADVIGMSGLLVKSTVIMKENLQELNQRKMAADFPVILGGAALTRAYVEQDLHEIYEGEVRYARDAFEGLRLMDALIGVKRGVPGAVLPELKQRRVPKKEVGTAVLEVEEPEGSVRSDVSVTNPIPTPPFRGTRVIKGIPLKDYASWLDEGALFKGQWGLKQARTGDGPTYEELVETEGRPHLRGWLDHLQSNNLLEAAVVYGYFPCVSKGDDLVLLHEDGSERTRFTFPRQRRGRRLCLADFFRPEESGEIDVIGLQIVTVGSRIGEATAELFAANSYRDYLELHGLSVQLAEALAEYWHARVRSELGFAGEDPADVEDMFALKYRGARFSLGYGACPDLEDRAKIADLLQPERIGVHLSEEFQLHPEQSTDAIVIHHPEAKYFNAR, encoded by the coding sequence ATGGCCTCGTTGCCGACATCCGCCGCCGACAGCCGGACCCGCGCAGACGCACTCCGAGAAGCGCTCTCCACCCGCGTGGTGGTGGCCGACGGGGCGATGGGCACCATGCTCCAGGCGCAGGACCCCACACTGGATGACTTCGAGAACCTCGAAGGCTGCAACGAGATCCTGAACCTCACCCGGCCCGACATCGTGCGCTCGGTCCACGAGGAATACTTCGCGGCCGGCGTCGACTGCGTCGAGACCAACACCTTCGGCGCGAACCACACCGCCGCGAACGAGTACGAGATCGCCGACCGGATCTTCGAGCTCTCCGAGTCGGGCGCCCGGATCGCCCGTGAGGTCGCCGACGAGTTCGGCGCCCAGGACGGCCGGCAGCGCTGGGTCCTCGGCTCGATCGGCCCCGGCACCAAGCTGCCCTCGCTCGGCCACATCACGTACGACGTCCTGCGCGACGGCTACCAGAAGAACGCCGAGGGCCTCCTCGCGGGCGGCTCCGACGCCCTGATCGTCGAGACCACCCAGGACCTGCTGCAGACGAAGTCCAGCGTCATCGGCGCGCGCCGGGCGATGGACGCCCTCGGTGTCCACGTGCCCCTGATCTGCTCCCTCGCGTTCGAGACGACCGGCGTCATGCTGCTGGGCTCCGAGATCGGCGCCGCCCTGACCGCCCTGGAGCCGCTGGGCATCGACCTGATCGGTCTGAACTGCTCGACCGGCCCGGACGAGATGAGCGAGCACCTGCGCTACCTCGCCCGCCACTCCCGTACGCCCCTGATGTGCATGCCCAACGCCGGCCTGCCCGTCCTCACCAAGGACGGCGCGCACTTCCCGCTCGGCCCCGAAGGCCTCGCCGACTCCCAGGAGCACTTCGTCCGGGACTACGGCCTCTCCCTCGTCGGCGGCTGCTGCGGTACGACGCCGGAGCATCTGCGCCAGGTGGTGGAGCGGGTCCGCGGGATCACGCCGGCCGAGCGGGACCCGCGCCCCGAACCCGGCGCGGCCTCGCTCTACCAGACCATCCCCTTCCGGCAGGACACCGCCTATCTGGCGATCGGGGAGCGGACCAACGCGAACGGGTCCAAGAAATTCCGCGAGGCCATGCTGGAGGCCCGCTGGGACGACTGCGTGGAGATGGCCCGCGACCAGATCCGCGAGGGCGCGCACATGCTCGATCTCTGCGTCGACTACGTGGGCCGCGACGGGGTCGCGGACATGGCGGAGCTGGCCGGCCGTTTCGCGACGGCCTCGACCCTTCCGGTCGTGCTGGACTCCACGGAGCTGCCCGTGCTGCGGGCCGGTCTGGAGAAGCTCGGCGGCCGTGCCGTGCTGAACTCGGTGAACTACGAGGACGGCGACGGCCCCGAGTCACGGTTCGCGAAGGTCAGCGCCCTGGCCTCCGAGCACGGGGCCGCGCTGATCGCGCTGACGATCGACGAGGAGGGCCAGGCCCGTACGGTCGAGCACAAGGTCGCCATCGCCGAGCGGCTGATCGAGGACCTCACCACCAACTGGGGCATCCACGAGTCGGACATCCTCATCGACACCCTGACCTTCACCATCTGCACCGGTCAGGAGGAGTCCCGGGGCGACGGCATCGCCACCATCGGGGCGATCCGCGAGCTGAAGAAGCGTCACCCGGACGTCCAGACCACGCTGGGCCTCTCCAACATCTCCTTCGGCCTGAACCCGGCCGCCCGTGTCGTGCTGAACTCCGTGTTCCTCGACGAGTGCGTCAAGGCGGGCCTGGACTCCGCGATCGTGCACGCCTCGAAGATCCTGCCGATCGCCCGGCTGGAGGAGGAGCAGGTCAAGGTCGCCCTCGACCTGATCTACGACCGCCGTGCCGAGGGCTACGACCCCCTCCAGAGGCTCATGGAGCTCTTCGAGGGCGTCAACATGAAGTCGATGAAGGCGGGCAAGGCCGAGGAGCTGATGGCCCTGCCGCTGGACGAACGCCTCCAGCGCCGCATCATCGACGGCGAGAAGAACGGCCTGGAGGCCGACCTGGACGAAGCTCTCCAGGACACCCCGGCCCTCGACATCGTCAACAACACGCTGCTGGAAGGCATGAAGGTCGTCGGCGAGCTGTTCGGCTCCGGCCAGATGCAGCTGCCGTTCGTGCTCCAGTCGGCCGAGGTCATGAAGAGCGCGGTGGCCCATCTGGAGCCGCACATGGAGAAAGTCACTGACGGCGAGGGCGCGGTCGGCAAGGGCACGATCGTGCTCGCCACCGTCCGCGGCGACGTCCACGACATCGGCAAGAACCTCGTCGACATCATCCTCTCCAACAACGGCTACAACGTCGTCAACCTCGGCATCAAGCAGCCCGTCTCCGCGATCCTGGAGGCCGCCGAGGAGCACCGCGCCGATGTGATCGGCATGTCCGGCCTCCTGGTGAAGTCGACGGTGATCATGAAGGAGAACCTTCAGGAGCTCAACCAGCGCAAGATGGCCGCCGACTTCCCCGTCATCCTCGGTGGCGCCGCGCTGACCCGGGCCTACGTCGAGCAGGATCTGCACGAGATCTACGAGGGCGAGGTCCGCTACGCCCGTGACGCCTTCGAGGGCCTGCGCCTCATGGACGCGCTCATCGGCGTCAAGCGCGGCGTGCCCGGCGCGGTCCTGCCCGAGCTCAAGCAGCGCCGGGTGCCCAAGAAGGAGGTCGGCACCGCGGTCCTGGAGGTCGAGGAGCCCGAGGGTTCGGTGCGCTCGGACGTCTCCGTCACCAACCCCATCCCCACCCCGCCGTTCCGGGGCACCCGCGTCATCAAGGGGATCCCGCTCAAGGACTACGCCTCCTGGCTCGACGAGGGCGCGCTGTTCAAGGGCCAGTGGGGCCTCAAGCAGGCCCGGACCGGCGACGGACCGACGTACGAGGAGCTGGTGGAGACCGAGGGACGCCCGCACCTGCGCGGCTGGCTCGACCACCTCCAGTCCAACAACCTGCTGGAGGCGGCCGTCGTCTACGGCTACTTCCCCTGCGTCTCCAAGGGCGACGACCTGGTCCTCCTCCACGAGGACGGCTCCGAGCGCACCCGCTTCACCTTCCCGCGCCAGCGCCGCGGCCGCCGCCTCTGCCTCGCCGACTTCTTCCGCCCCGAGGAATCCGGCGAGATTGACGTCATCGGCCTCCAGATCGTCACCGTCGGCTCCCGGATCGGGGAGGCCACGGCCGAACTGTTCGCCGCCAACTCCTACCGCGACTACCTGGAGCTGCACGGCCTCTCCGTCCAGCTCGCCGAGGCGCTCGCCGAGTACTGGCACGCACGGGTCCGCAGCGAGCTCGGCTTCGCCGGGGAGGACCCGGCGGACGTCGAGGACATGTTCGCGCTGAAGTACCGCGGCGCACGGTTCTCGCTCGGCTACGGGGCGTGCCCGGACCTGGAGGACCGGGCCAAGATCGCCGACCTCCTGCAGCCGGAGCGGATCGGCGTGCACCTCTCCGAGGAGTTCCAGCTCCACCCGGAGCAGTCCACCGACGCCATCGTCATCCACCACCCCGAGGCGAAGTACTTCAACGCCCGGTAG
- a CDS encoding glycerol-3-phosphate dehydrogenase/oxidase, whose product MTTLQSVPALGTHPASGSLPSRAETREQLSRATYDLLVIGGGILGISTAWHAAQSGLRVALVDAGDFAGATSSASSKLLHGGLRYLQTGAVKLVAENHFERRAVSREVAPHLANPLTFYLPVYKGGPHGAAKLGAGVFAYSALSAFGDGVGHVISPAKAQRDVPELRTDNLKAVAVYGDDQMNDARMALMTVRAAADAGAVVLNHAAVTGLRFTRGRVTGADLRDSTDGTEFGVTARLVLNATGPWVDHLRKMEDPNAAPSIRLSKGAHLVLKRTRPWRAALATPIDKYRITFALPWEDMLLLGTTDEEYEGDPADVAVTEADTAQILDEAAFSIKDQQLSRDLITYSFAGLRVLPGGPGNTSKAKRETVVTEGRGGMLSVAGGKWTTFRHIGRTVMNKLAALPGHPLAEDMEPMNRLPRKLPLPGIANPNAVAHRLLVDGGTPGPRMAPDTARHLATHYGSLAFDIARLANESPELAERVHPDAPEIWAQVAYARDHEWAETADDVLRRRTTLTIRGLATDDVRADVEKLLAERD is encoded by the coding sequence ATGACCACCCTGCAGAGCGTTCCCGCCCTCGGAACGCACCCGGCCTCCGGCTCGCTGCCGAGCCGCGCCGAGACCCGGGAGCAGCTGTCCCGGGCCACGTACGACCTCCTGGTCATCGGCGGCGGCATCCTGGGCATCTCCACCGCCTGGCATGCCGCGCAGTCCGGGCTGCGGGTGGCTCTGGTGGACGCCGGCGACTTCGCCGGCGCCACCTCCTCCGCCTCCTCCAAGCTCCTCCACGGCGGTCTGCGCTACCTCCAGACCGGCGCGGTCAAGCTGGTCGCGGAGAACCACTTCGAGCGCCGCGCGGTCTCCCGCGAGGTGGCCCCGCACCTGGCCAACCCGCTCACCTTCTACCTGCCGGTCTACAAGGGCGGCCCGCACGGCGCGGCCAAGCTCGGCGCGGGCGTCTTCGCCTACTCCGCGCTCTCCGCGTTCGGCGACGGCGTCGGCCATGTGATCAGCCCGGCCAAGGCGCAGCGCGACGTCCCCGAGCTGCGCACCGACAACCTGAAGGCCGTCGCGGTCTACGGCGACGACCAGATGAACGATGCCCGCATGGCGCTGATGACGGTCCGCGCCGCCGCCGACGCGGGCGCGGTCGTCCTGAACCACGCGGCGGTCACCGGGCTGCGCTTCACCCGGGGCCGGGTCACCGGCGCCGACCTGAGGGACAGCACCGACGGCACGGAGTTCGGCGTCACCGCCCGCCTCGTACTGAACGCCACCGGCCCCTGGGTCGACCACCTGCGGAAGATGGAGGACCCGAACGCGGCCCCCTCCATCCGCCTCTCCAAGGGCGCGCACCTGGTCCTCAAGCGGACCCGGCCGTGGCGGGCGGCACTGGCCACCCCGATCGACAAGTACCGGATCACGTTCGCCCTGCCGTGGGAGGACATGCTGCTCCTCGGCACCACGGACGAGGAGTACGAGGGCGACCCGGCCGATGTCGCGGTGACCGAGGCGGACACCGCGCAGATCCTCGACGAGGCGGCGTTCTCGATCAAGGACCAGCAGCTGTCGCGCGATCTGATCACGTACTCCTTCGCGGGTCTGCGGGTGCTGCCCGGCGGACCGGGCAACACGTCGAAGGCCAAGCGCGAGACGGTCGTCACGGAGGGCCGCGGCGGGATGCTGTCGGTCGCCGGCGGCAAGTGGACGACGTTCCGCCACATCGGCCGCACCGTGATGAACAAGCTGGCCGCCCTGCCGGGGCACCCGCTGGCCGAGGACATGGAGCCGATGAACCGGCTGCCGAGGAAGCTGCCGCTGCCCGGTATCGCCAACCCGAACGCGGTCGCCCACCGGCTGCTCGTCGACGGTGGCACGCCCGGCCCCCGGATGGCGCCGGACACCGCCCGGCACCTGGCCACGCACTACGGCTCGCTCGCCTTCGACATCGCCCGCCTGGCGAACGAGAGCCCGGAACTGGCCGAGCGCGTCCACCCGGACGCCCCGGAGATCTGGGCCCAGGTCGCCTACGCCCGGGACCACGAGTGGGCCGAGACGGCGGACGACGTGCTGCGCCGCCGGACCACGCTGACGATCCGGGGCCTGGCGACGGACGACGTCCGCGCCGACGTCGAGAAGCTGCTGGCCGAAAGGGACTGA